A stretch of the Notamacropus eugenii isolate mMacEug1 chromosome 2, mMacEug1.pri_v2, whole genome shotgun sequence genome encodes the following:
- the RPE65 gene encoding retinoid isomerohydrolase, translating into MSSRFEHPAAGYRKLFETVEELSSPLPAHVRGRIPPWLTGSLLRCGPGLFEVGSEPFYHLFDGQALLHKFDLKEGRVTYHRRFIRTDAYVRAMTEKRIVLTEFGTCAFPDPCKNIFSRFFSYFRGVEVTDNALVNVYPVGEDYYACTETNFITKINPETLETIKQVDLCNYVSVNGASAHPHIENDGTVYNIGNCFGKNFSLAYNIVRIPPLQADKEDPINKSEVIVQFPCSDRLKPSYVHSFGLTPNYIVFVETPVKINLLKFLSSWTLWGANYMDCFESNETMGVWLHVADKKRGKCLNNKYRTSSFNLFHHINTYEEGNFLIVDLCCWKGFEFVYNYLYLANLRENWEEVKRNAIKAPQPEVRRYVLPLIINKADTGKNLVSLPNTTAAAILCSDETIWLEPEVLFSGPRQAFEFPQINYQKYSGKPYMYAYGLGLNHFVPDRLCKLNVKTKEMWLWQEPDSYPSEPIFVSHPDAREEDDGVVLSIVVSPGVGQKPAYLLVLNAKDMTEVARAEVEINIPVTFHGLFKNS; encoded by the exons GCAGAATCCCGCCATGGCTCACAGGCAGCCTCCTTCGATGTGGGCCTGGTCTGTTTGAAGTTGGAAGTGAGCCGTTTTACCATCTGTTTGATGGCCAAGCCCTTCTGCATAAGTTTGACCTTAAGGAAGGCCGGGTCACGTATCATAGAAG GTTCATCCGCACAGACGCCTATGTAAGAGCCATGACAGAGAAAAGGATCGTCCTGACGGAATTTGGCACTTGTGCCTTCCCTGATCCCTGCAAAAACATCTTCTCCAG GTTTTTTTCTTACTTTCGAGGAGTGGAGGTCACTGACAATGCCCTTGTTAATGTCTACCCAGTGGGAGAAGATTACTATGCCTGCACTGAGACCAACTTCATAACCAAGATCAATCCAGAGACTCTGGAGACAATTAAGCAG GTCGACCTTTGCAACTATGTCTCAGTCAATGGTGCATCAGCTCACCCCCACATCGAAAATGATGGAACTGTTTATAACATTGGAAACTGCTTTGGAAAGAACTTTTCTCTTGCTTATAATATTGTCCGGATTCCTCCCCTACAAGCAG ACAAAGAAGACCCAATAAACAAGTCTGAGGTGATTGTCCAGTTCCCTTGCAGCGATCGACTGAAGCCATCTTACGTACACAG TTTTGGACTGACTCCGAATTACATAGTTTTTGTGGAAACGCCAGTCAAAATTAACCTGCTCAAGTTCCTCTCCTCCTGGACCCTTTGGGGAGCCAACTACATGGACTGCTTTGAGTCCAATGAAACCATGGGG GTGTGGCTTCATGTGGCTGATAAAAAACGAGGCAAATGCCTCAACAACAAATATAGAACATCCTCCTTTAACCTCTTCCATCACATTAACACGTATGAAGAGGGCAACTTCCTGATCGTGGACCTCTGCTGCTGGAAAGG ATTTGAGTTCGTTTATAATTACTTGTATTTAGCCAATTTACgggagaactgggaggaagtcAAAAGAAATGCCATCAAGGCTCCCCAGCCCGAAGTGCGGAGATACGTCCTTCCCTTGATCATCAACAAG GCTGATACGGGCAAGAATTTGGTCAGTCTGCCCAATACCACAGCTGCCGCCATTCTCTGCAGTGACGAGACCATCTGGCTGGAACCCGAGGTCCTCTTCTCTGGGCCCCGCCAAG cttttgaGTTTCCCCAAATCAATTACCAGAAGTACAGTGGGAAGCCCTACATGTATGCATATGGACTCGGACTGAACCATTTTGTTCCAGACAGG CTCTGTAAACTGAATGTCAAAACGAAAGAAATGTGGCTGTGGCAAGAGCCAGACTCCTATCCATCTGAGCCCATCTTTGTGTCCCACCCAGATGCCCGGGAAGAAGATGACG GAGTGGTTCTGAGTATAGTGGTGAGCCCTGGGGTGGGGCAGAAGCCTGCTTACCTCCTGGTCCTCAATGCCAAGGACATGACTGAAGTTGCGAGGGCCGAAGTGGAAATCAACATCCCTGTCACCTTCCATGGGCTGTTCAAAAATTCCTGA